DNA from Musa acuminata AAA Group cultivar baxijiao chromosome BXJ1-5, Cavendish_Baxijiao_AAA, whole genome shotgun sequence:
acatacatatatacatatacataaatatttacatatatatatatatatatatatatatatatatatatatatatatatatatatatattctcactttaaactcattcaaatccATTCATAAATTTATTATTCATTAGAAATTCATAAATCTTAACTATAAGATTAAGGACTGATTGTAATACCTTAAAAGTGATCCTAATAGAATTTAGGTTCAACGATTCATTGATCCTGTATCATCTCTCAAATAGAAATTTTGATAAAAGAAAACAATATCACTAGAAATAAAtgtaaaatcaaaagaaaaataacatCTATTACTCGTAAGGTTAAAGTGTCAACTGCGAGGGCTAAACAATGGAATAAAGCACAATAAAAGACTTAGAATAAAAGTGTTAAAACACAAGTTATCTTTGGACAGCACTTGGGTACTCTCGGTTGAGGGTCACTATTGATTTCAATCTCCTCCTTCAATACTATTATCGAAATTTCCTCCTTAGGCTTGGATAGCAAGTAATATGATTTTAGGACTACTTATATTTGGTGGATGAGGTTTGAATAAAGGATTTTGGATAAAAAACTCATGGAAGAAGGGGCTATGGTTGGAGGTCTATAGCATTTTATATaatttcttctctcttttctgaTAGAAGCTTGAAAATTAGGGTTAATTGGGGCTTCTTCTTAGTTGTCTTTGGgatattctttcttcttctacttctattTTTTCATGCTACTATCAAAGGCCTCTTTAGTATAGCTTAATTTGACAAATGAAAAAGGGTAAGATTCATAATAACTCAAAGAAAATCTCTATAATAAGATGGTCGGAAGAAGGATTGTTAAATTATAAGCTCCTTCTATTATGacttaaattttgataataaaattaattaataaatttaataaattatgTGTTTTTGAGATAAATGATATAGAAAATACTTTGATCATAGACTCAAACTATAGAAGGGTTAAATATCGAGTAAAAGAGTTAGACGTCGTGTTGAAAGATTTTTGTTTCAAAAattagacgtcgagctagaggattgaCCAATACGTCTTATGGACTTGATGCTAGAGGTTCTAACATCATATCAAATGGATTATATATCGCGTTAAAAAATTGGATGTCATGATGAAATTGATAGGTTGAAAGATTGAGCTATACTAAAGTATAGTGTGATGTGTCGAAGTTTCGAATAGACAATAAGATAtcatgatattatgataaatGAGGATGAGCTAATTGTGCTTtcgttctttatatatatatatatatatatatatatatatatatatatatatatatatatatatatatatatatatatatatattcagaaaaCCCAAATCTAACCTTATTTTGAGGTGCCTGAATCTAAAGAATACCTAATTATATGGAACGATTACTTTGGGGATGAGGAAGTTCGTTCTTAGGCATACCGAGGTGCAATAACATGTCTTATCTCCCATGCAGAGGTGTCTATACGTCGATATATGACAGATATTGTAGATCCTCTCCTCATTGGAGGTGCAACATCATTGAAGAGAAGGCCATACATATTGAGATCCTCGCTTCCTTCTAATAGGATCCGGCTATGCTGTCACGTCATACTGGATGACTTGACAAGGCACATCCAGCTATACCACCACGTCAAGGAACAAATCAGTGCACCTGGTTGTTTTATGATGTCGGTAAAGACAATAGTTTTGGAAGATGGGTTGAACTCAGGTTGGGTTGACAAGGTATCACACATCATCCAAACCATACCCACCAAACCATGCCAGGTAGAGTATCCACGGTTCCCTGATGCTTTGATTGGTGGAGATGGCCGGAAGTGCGTGATAGGCGTAGTACCTATACCTCGGTTGTCCCAACATAAGTCAAGTTGCGACATCCTCATCCAGGTAGGTGCCCCGTTCCCACCCACAGCACCAAGGAAAAAAGAAGTCACACGTCAGAGATTTGCAGCAGACGTCGACGTGCCTGGTGCTACAGCAACGTGTTTAAAGGCCACAGCATCAGGGTCCCGCCACATCAGACGGTCCATTATGTGCTTCGCTGTTGGGTTGGGCGAGCAGGTACGCCATCCCCCACAGACACATACTGCTGCTACAGAGTAGCAACAGCGGCTATAGCCTTAAGAGCCCCCACCCACAACAATTTGAAGTGGATGAGCTGATCATGTCCGTTTGACCCTTCCTGCCTCTGGCTTTCTTCAAGCTCAATCTAAAGTCATGTACAGCGACATCTTATCCATCTCCTCCGACCCACCCAACCCTACCACCCTTGTTGTCTACACTCTTTAACATCGGCTTGGGATTTGGTCAACCACCTTAACCTTCATCCTTACACTTCTCTTGATGACGGACCAACAAAGAACAAACCAAGAAAGAAAAACACGAAAAAACGTAAAAGAAAGATAACTCTCGATCTGAGCTAACCTTCATCATCGGCGAACAGGCCGACCAAAAGCTGATGAAGACTGAAGAACACATATACATACACTAGTATTCTAGTCCACATCAGAGCTCTCGGGGCTCGGCTGCTGATTGAGATCAGGGTTTTTAGCCGCCCGagttggctgctgctgctgctgctgaaactGAAGCCGGTGTTGATGGTGTTCCCTATGTGGTCGTTGCTGTCGCTGCTGCGGCGGCGTTGGTGACATGAGACCCATCCAGAGTGCGTCCACTCTTGCGCCCACCTCGGTGGCCTTCTTCCGAATCAACGCGGCCGACATGGGGGCGCCTCCGACCACCGGGTCATCAGAGAGGATCTCGTCGGGGAAGTTGAGTCTGGCGGAACGGCCCCTGAGGTAATAGACGGCGGTGTCGTAGGCCCTGGCGGCGGCCACCGCGGTGGAGTAGGACCCCAGCCAAATCCGCGATCGCTTGTTGGGCTCCCGTACCTCAGCTACCCACTTCCCCCACTTTCGCATCCTGACTCCTCTGTACGGCCTATCCTTACCGCCACCGCCTGCGCTCCCGACTGCCGCTGCCGCCCTTTTCCCGGCCGCTGGCGGCGACGGCTTTCTTGGTTTGTCGTTGGTGGAGGTGAAGCAGTACTGCCCCTCCATCCTTTCGCCcttcgcttctctctctctctctctctcaacgctACTTGTAGTTGCGATGGCCAAGAATTGAGGGGTGCAGGTTTTTGATGGACATAGCAAGAGTATTAATACAAATTAAACCTTTTAAGATTTATGATActtcaatcaaaattatcatgGTGATAACATCATAATACAGCATATTATGAATTTAAATTTCTTTATTTCGTCTTAATATCTATCTCTAATCAGCTTAACCCATCTAAATAATAAAACATACATCAGAAAAGAAGCATGTGGGTGCGATCTTTTGGTGACGAGAAAACGATACCTCCACTAGGGTGACTGTTCCAGTGACGTATGACCTCACCAACTTAGCCCGGTCGAGGACCATGGAAAGATATTATACGCGTGGTCGGCAGTGGCAGCCCAAACAAAACGGCATTAAGTTGAGTGAACGGAATGCATACGCACTGCCATGCATTAAATCACAGGCTGCACGTACGATTTCATCAAGATGCCAAAAATTTGTGAACTGTAGCAACTAGTAATGTTTTTGGACTGCCATCTCTCGGCCTCTGCGTTGACTTCTGCTGAGGTGGAGGAGATTTGGGACACTTTGCCAGTGACCTGTCCGAAGCCCCTCTCACTTGGGAAGGATCGGTGTTACGTGGGTATGAAACTGTAAAGAAGCTGGTTCTTGAGTGATGCAGAGAAATAGGAGTTGAGGGTGTAGGATTCGATTGGCAAACCGTGCTCAGATCGGCTTGCTGCTGTCGGCTGCAGGCGTGGCCGAGAAAAGAGgacagaaagaagaagaaaataatagaTGGTCAAATCCAGTCAATCTCACCGACATATGGGACCGACATGTGACGCTGCCCATGACGTGGGCGTTGCCACCTCGCTTTCGGACACCGCCGCCCTCGACATCGGCACCAAAGGGAGGGGGGACAAGTATTATGGCCGGCTGTGCACTTCATTTTCCCTCGGCGAATGGCTGAGGTTAATGGATGGAAATGGAACAAACGACCAGGATGAGAAGAGGTAGATTGGTGGTGGCCGGGCAACCCAGGGTGGGAGGAGGCGTGGAAGTAACACCGTTCGAAGGAATGCTTGTTGAGGGTGGAATATTATGAGTTGAGAGAGAATAAAAGGATACGAATACAGCAGAGATGATAGGGAGAGATAGTTGTTGTCTTCTCTCCCTTAAAAAAGCACTCTTTTTCACTTTTTCTTTCTTCACTATAAGCGTACTTTTAAGTTCCGTCCCTAATTATACCTGGATAATATCCTATTGTATTTTAGCATTCACAATAATGGGTAAAtgctaaaaaaaatctttaattaaaaaaaaagttttaaagaacactctatttttaaatttttttataaaatatttttatataaaaattgattTTGTTTCTATATCTATCTCATCGGCTATCGTCTTCTTTGTTGGTCCCTTATACCTCCATCCTTGATAGTTTCTATACGTAAATTCTCTCATTCTCTGCCCACCACCCTCGTCCACTTTGACAACCTCCATATATAAGCCTTCTTACCCCTCACCCATCGCCCTCATTCCTTTGACCACTTTCGCATCATACAATTGCCCTCGCCTTCTTTCCCCTCTCTTTTTCCTTTATCCTCAGCATATTGTAAAAGTCCTTGCTCGTGACTCTCTCCACTAAGGTTAATAATGGGTATGATGGATACAAGCATGGGGTGAGAGGGTGGGGTGCGACGATGTATGATTGGTATGATGGATATGAGAATGTTGTAGAGTCCCTAATCTCTGTAAttctatttaatcttatttaaaaaataagatattaattttagatttttcagTATATAATTTAACTTTTTAAACTAGAAATTTCTTATCCTATAACTTTATCTAAAAGGTAAGATATTAATTTGTGaactttcaaaatatatttgaacTTCTTAACACTCTCTCCTAAAAGTATACTTTTGAAGATAGATCTTAGCTTGCTTCCAAGATCTTTAAATGGTCATATggaaagagatttgataaaaatatccattttattttctttccttttgatcttCATGACCTCAATAACTCTTTGAAGCATATTTTCTCAAATAAAATGATGTTTAATTTCGATATGCTTGGTTCATGATAAATTAGATTTGTAGCCAATTTTAAAGTACTTTGATTGTCACCCTATAAAATAGTTGATTTGTTAATTTGACAGCACACATCTTCGATTAGATGTCATAACCATATACATTCTTGAGCAGTAATTGAGGAGCCTTATATTCTGCTTTGATTGTATAAAGAGAGACCAACTGTTGTTTCTTACTACATCATGAGATGTAAACAGaaccatataaaaaatatatagccAGAAGTCGATCTACTATTATTCAAATCACCTCCCAGATTAGCatctgcataatgatgtaattcaaGATGTATGTCATTCTTATAGAATAATCCCAAGTCAAGGGTAGAATTCACATATTTTAAAATTCTCTTTGCTATATCAAGATAGCATAAAATGTTATAAGACCAACTGAAAATGTAATATATGGTCTTATAACTATTAAGTATATGAGACTCCTAATAAGAGCACAAAAAGATCGAGGGTCAAAAAGAATCTTCCCATCATTACCACTTAATTTTATATTTGCATCAAGTGAAGTAGAAACCTTTTTACTTTTACTAATTCCAAACCTTACGATAATTTTCTTTATATAGCTTATTTGGGAGATAAATATACCTTCGTTTGTATTCATCATCTCGAGACCAAGAAAAATATTAAGTTTTCCTAAGACTTTTATCGTAAAGGAAGATCACCATGCAGCTTTGAAATCTCTattttatcattattggtgatgatCATATCATTTACATATAGATTTTGTTACTTTTCAATAAATAAGTTAtgatttgaataagaagaaatataAGTATTATACAATATTTTTATACCATGTTCTCggagcttgctttaatccatagaAAGTCTTCTTGAGCTCGTAAATATAATTTAGTTCAAAAATAAAAGTATACTCTGGTGATAATATCCTTGTTAATTTCACCGTCTATGAATGCATTCTTCATATCAAGTTGTCAAAAATTCCATTTAAGATTAGCTGCTAAAGCAATCTTCATCTtaacatatatcatcttggccatagaactaaagattttttttataatcttctttgtatttttgaaaaaaaaaaccccTCAGAACAAGTCTTATAATGATCTATACTTCGATCTGACTTACGTTTCACTTTATACACCCATTTGTAAGTAATTAGATCTACATTTGCTAGCATTGACATAAgatctcaaattttatttttatgaagaaCATTTATTTTTGTATTCATGGTATCCTCCTACACCTTAATACCTTTAGCTTTATCAAAACAAGTAAGCTTAAGATCATCAATTAGTTTAGAAAAGAAATAATGACATATGCTTACATTATCTCCATCTCTATAACGTgctagtttgatttttttttttatcttctcaatgTTAAAATTGTCTCTTCAAGAACATCAGTATTCCCCATATCGCTTTGCTCCATTATTGATGATGAAAAAATAACAAGAATAGATACAGATGAGGAAGAAAGATGAGCCAAAATCTATAAAAGTATTAGTGGATAGAAACTCAACCACAAGTTTTAAAAATTGTgattgatattttaaaaaaattacataacaAGGATAATAACAAGAAACTTTATCAAACATAACATCTTGAGATATAACATACCTATGTGTTTGCGGATCCATACATTTTTTACTTTTCTTTCTTTCATCAAagccaataaaaatatatttcttgatCTTAGCATCAATAAAAATGCATATTTTTTAATCTAATATGTGAACATAGCATGAAAAACTAAATACTCTGAAATGTTTAACATTTGGTTCTCACCAAACATAAGTTTATATAGAGACTTCAGATTGATTAAACTAAAAAGAAT
Protein-coding regions in this window:
- the LOC135675126 gene encoding ethylene-responsive transcription factor ERF011-like encodes the protein MEGQYCFTSTNDKPRKPSPPAAGKRAAAAVGSAGGGGKDRPYRGVRMRKWGKWVAEVREPNKRSRIWLGSYSTAVAAARAYDTAVYYLRGRSARLNFPDEILSDDPVVGGAPMSAALIRKKATEVGARVDALWMGLMSPTPPQQRQQRPHREHHQHRLQFQQQQQQPTRAAKNPDLNQQPSPESSDVD